Genomic window (Clostridia bacterium):
CCGCGGGCCGTGACGGCGAGCTCGGAAGCAGGCGGGCCGGCCGTGGGCGCGAGCGATTCCACCGCAGACACCTCGACTCCCGAAGATATCGTGACGGGGCTGGATTCACAAGAGGGGGCGTCAGCGCCTTGAGCGCGGGTCGAACAGGTCGCGCAGCGCGTCGCCCAGGAAGTTGAAGCCGAGCACGAGGAGCAGGATCGCGATCGCAGGGAAGGTGGAGATCCACCACTGGGTCTGGAGGTAGCTCCGGCCGTCGGACACCATGCGGCCCCACTCCGGCGTGGGCGGCTGGGCGCCGAAGCCGATGAAGGAGAGCCCCGCCGCGATCAGGAGCACCGCGCCCATGTCCAGCGTGGCCTGGATCAGGATCGGCGCGAAGGCGTTGGGCAGCACGTGGCGCAGGACGATGCGCGCTCCGCCGAGACCCACGGCGCGCGCCGCCTCCACGAACTCGCGCTCCTTCAGCGAGAGGATCTGCCCGCGCGCGAGCCGCGCGTACACCGGCCAATAGGTGACGGAGATCGCGATCAGCGCGTTGAACAGGCTCGGCTTGAGCACGGCGGCGATCGCCATCGCCAGGATCAGGCTGGGGAAGGCCAGGAACATGTCCGTCACGCGCATGATCACGTCGTCCCAGAGGCCGCCCAGCCAGCCGGCCGCCGTGCCGATGGCCGTGC
Coding sequences:
- a CDS encoding ABC transporter permease; its protein translation is MSSQPVTAAPGKDRPAPATGERRRLWRALRGNALAMTGLVIIAFFALLAVFGPYLAPYSPTEPDLDHILQPPGGAHLLGTDDTGMDILSRVLYGARIDFFSALAIVALSGALGTAIGTAAGWLGGLWDDVIMRVTDMFLAFPSLILAMAIAAVLKPSLFNALIAISVTYWPVYARLARGQILSLKEREFVEAARAVGLGGARIVLRHVLPNAFAPILIQATLDMGAVLLIAAGLSFIGFGAQPPTPEWGRMVSDGRSYLQTQWWISTFPAIAILLLVLGFNFLGDALRDLFDPRSRR